Proteins from a single region of Neomonachus schauinslandi chromosome 10, ASM220157v2, whole genome shotgun sequence:
- the LOC110587167 gene encoding U6 snRNA-associated Sm-like protein LSm3, producing the protein MADDVDQQQTTNTVEEPLDLIRLSLDERIYVKMRNDRELRGRLHAYDQHLNMILGDVEETVTTIEIDEETYEEIYKSTKRNIPMLFVRGDGVVLVAPPLRVG; encoded by the coding sequence ATGGCGGACGACGTGGATCAGCAACAAACTACCAACACTGTAGAAGAGCCCCTGGATCTCATCAGGCTCAGCCTGGATGAGCgaatttatgtgaaaatgagaaatgacagaGAGCTTCGAGGCAGATTACATGCTTATGATCAGCATTTAAATATGATATTGGGAGATGTGGAAGAAACTGTGACTACTATAGAAATTGATGAGGAAACATACGAAGAGATATATAAATCAACAAAACGGAATATTCCAATGCTTTTTGTCCGGGGAGATGGTGTTGTACTAGTTGCCCCTCCATTAAGAGTTGGCTGA